In a genomic window of uncultured Flavobacterium sp.:
- a CDS encoding ABC transporter ATP-binding protein, which translates to MKLLYSYIIKHKMLLFFALIMASINICFSLSDSVITGKLMQDCGVGLHKYAGNEMGFIKSLSFWLGLSLGAAMISRITKNFQDYFTNVVIQRTGAQMYTDGIKKSLDLPFAEFEDQRSGETLSKLTKVRSDSEKLITLSISLIFQTIIGFIFVIVYVARIDYRISIIFLITAPIIALISSYLGKKIKIVSRKIVNQTNALAGSTTESLRNIELVKSLGLTYQEEKRLNLNTFKILQLELEKIRFIRSLSFIQGTTVHFLRTCVVFTLYYFLFGNKIIVGDLLTMVFFTFFIFGPLQELGNFIIALNETKVSMENFKTLLSAPKEFRPKNPKHVGAIQSLLFNNVSFQHKTAKFKAVENINFDIKQGETVAFVGPSGSGKTTLVKLLVGLYTPAEGKVLYNKIDSTEIDLLDLRKQLGFVTQDAQLFSGTIRENLLFVKPNATDEDLYDALKRASCEKLLQRAEDGLNTTIGEGGIKVSGGEKQRLSIARAILRNPNLLIFDEATSALDSITEEEINATIRNISDQNRITVLIAHRLSTVMHADKIFVLEQGKIIEQGKHDDLIAEKGLYYAMWRQQIGERK; encoded by the coding sequence ATGAAATTACTATATTCTTATATAATCAAACACAAAATGCTTTTGTTTTTTGCGTTGATTATGGCCTCTATCAACATTTGTTTCAGCTTATCAGACTCTGTAATTACCGGTAAATTAATGCAGGATTGCGGTGTTGGTTTGCATAAATATGCTGGAAACGAAATGGGTTTTATAAAATCTCTATCATTCTGGTTGGGTCTTTCGCTTGGTGCTGCGATGATTTCCAGAATTACCAAAAACTTTCAGGATTACTTTACCAATGTCGTTATTCAGCGAACTGGTGCACAAATGTATACTGACGGAATTAAAAAATCACTTGATTTACCTTTTGCTGAATTTGAAGATCAGCGTAGCGGTGAAACTTTAAGCAAACTGACTAAAGTACGTTCTGATTCTGAAAAGTTAATTACGCTTTCGATTTCTTTAATTTTTCAAACTATTATCGGATTCATATTCGTGATCGTTTATGTTGCGCGTATTGATTATCGTATTTCGATTATCTTTTTGATTACGGCTCCAATTATTGCTTTGATTAGTTCATATTTGGGAAAAAAGATAAAAATCGTTTCTCGAAAAATTGTCAATCAAACGAATGCTTTGGCGGGTTCTACAACCGAAAGTTTAAGAAATATCGAGCTTGTAAAAAGTCTTGGATTAACGTATCAGGAAGAAAAACGTCTGAATCTAAATACGTTTAAAATTCTACAGCTTGAATTGGAGAAAATCCGTTTTATCAGAAGTTTGAGTTTTATTCAGGGAACTACCGTTCACTTTTTAAGAACTTGTGTCGTTTTTACGTTGTACTATTTCTTGTTTGGAAATAAAATTATCGTTGGTGATTTACTAACAATGGTATTCTTTACTTTCTTTATTTTTGGACCTCTGCAAGAATTAGGAAATTTCATTATTGCTTTGAATGAAACCAAAGTTTCAATGGAAAACTTTAAAACTTTATTAAGCGCTCCAAAAGAATTTCGTCCTAAAAATCCAAAACATGTTGGAGCGATTCAGTCTTTGCTTTTTAATAATGTAAGTTTTCAACATAAAACTGCAAAATTCAAAGCTGTAGAAAATATTAATTTCGACATTAAACAAGGTGAAACCGTTGCTTTTGTTGGTCCGTCCGGTTCCGGAAAAACAACTTTGGTGAAATTATTAGTTGGTTTATACACGCCTGCCGAAGGAAAGGTTCTTTATAATAAAATCGATTCTACCGAAATTGATTTGCTTGATTTAAGAAAACAATTAGGTTTTGTAACTCAGGATGCGCAATTATTCTCCGGAACAATCCGCGAGAATTTATTGTTCGTAAAACCAAATGCAACCGATGAAGATTTATATGATGCTTTAAAAAGAGCAAGTTGTGAAAAATTATTACAACGTGCCGAAGATGGTTTAAACACTACAATTGGTGAAGGCGGAATTAAAGTTTCGGGTGGAGAAAAACAACGTTTATCGATTGCACGTGCGATTCTAAGAAATCCTAATTTATTGATTTTTGATGAAGCTACTTCCGCATTAGATTCTATTACCGAAGAAGAGATTAATGCTACAATTAGAAATATATCCGATCAAAACAGAATCACCGTTTTAATCGCCCATAGATTATCAACGGTAATGCACGCCGATAAAATATTTGTATTAGAACAAGGGAAAATTATCGAGCAAGGTAAACACGATGATTTAATTGCTGAGAAAGGTTTGTATTACGCAATGTGGCGTCAGCAAATTGGTGAGCGCAAGTAA
- a CDS encoding translocation/assembly module TamB domain-containing protein: protein MNKKPIHFLKKTLRVLLWCVASVIALLLLLIILIQVPSIQNYVKDKAITYLQGKIKTKVSLDHISIEFPKDVVLEGFYFEDQKKDTLLAGKRLQLDVDLFKLVSSELEINSVSLENVKANIFRNKNGVFNFDYIIKAFESKEPKVEDPDSKPFKISVVKVNLDNVKFNFKDDFSKNDIKVNLTHFDTKFKEFDLDKMNFDIPNIDLNGLKVVLNQDVVEKIAEVSVKTVDTISKRTDFNLKLGKISLSKIDIAYDNKDSKLDSGIKLGNLDLSVNKIDLNNQLLDFDSFELKNLTGNLRLGAKDKQIQAPNLDTTAIKQAGWKVKLADVNLENIAFKFDDMQSKPVSKGIDYSHMDLDKFNFKAEKLYYGNDTISGNIKTLTVNDKSGLQIQSLKTDFFYGPKNAYLNDLYLKTPQTLLQDKAKVSYSSIASISKDLGNLTLDANLKQSKIGFKDILLFVPDLQKTNPFKSNPNAILYLNTRLSGKIKDLTIPQFEMSGIGTTKVALSGKIKGLPDAQKAYYDLDIKKLSSTSKDIYSFVPTGTIPKNIQLPSQLNLKGKFKGSVQNFKTNLALNSSFGNAKIDALFDQRIKKKEKYDATVYLLDFDLGRLIKNDSIGKITLKAKVKGKGLDPKTAQAQFDGLVQKAVFNKYTYKDLALKGNIANGSFDVKSGMKDPNLNFDLVASGNTQEKYPSIKLKLNLDIADLEKLNLHAGPMKLRGNVDADIANSNPDFLNGKVFLSNIQILQEAEPIVLDSMRIIAFADNNRNNIKISSQFLKAEVDGKYKLTTLTAAIKKSLSKYIDLKNPKVNGESDEQRLAFTLKIDNDPILFKLVPKLTGLEPINITGKYNNVADSLEIKGTIPRIVYADNTISDGKINIEAKENALEYGISVATIESGSLKIPFTSLSGKVENNLLTYALEVKDAKDKQQYFIAGNFKAEDSKNIFKIDAENFVLNYDKWNVDPENAIEFGGKRLYINKFFLENSGNELRIQSQGNQDNAPLRVDFVNFKIETIMNIVKKDQLLMQGLINGNAVVENVMTKPTFTSDIKIDQFAFKGEPVGDIVVKVDNKTDNLLAANVTLSGEGNDVNLTGNYKIDDGNLDFNLDLNKLNIKSIQGFSMGNLTEGTGFLTGNFKITGNASAPKVNGELDFKNTGFRVTKFNSYFKTEDEKITLQNDVITFDSFTFKDENDNELTINGTIKSADYTNFDFGLTVVADDFRAIHSKEKDNDLFYGDLILDSKLNIKGTLANPIIGGNIKINKDTKFTVVLPQSDPSIADREGIVEFVDEDNQYLKQTAAMQQKLNQSQLIGMDVSVAISIDKEAELTLVIDKGNGDYLNLKGEAELIGGIDPSGKTTLTGKYEFSDGAYEMNFNMIRRKFNIQKGSSITWNGEPTMATLNITAIYKVDAAPIDLLGNQLPTDNPTVRNTYKQKIPFQTLLKMNGELLKPEITFDIVLPDGNYDVSTDVVSLTQTKLQQLRQEPAELNKQVFALLLLNRFIGENPFASESGGTSAESLARQSVSKILSQQLNDLAGELITGVQLEFDLESTDDYTSGSRENRTDLNVGVSKKLLDDRLKVTVGSSFAVEGQERANEQSTNIAGDVALDYQLTKDGRYMVRAYRKNEYQVAVEGQVIETGVAFIITMSYNKFRELFHRTAAEREMIKEEKIRKEKAKKIEKAKKKEKEDKEKEENQIEGNEQKT from the coding sequence ATGAATAAGAAACCAATTCATTTTCTTAAAAAAACACTACGTGTACTTCTTTGGTGCGTGGCTTCTGTTATTGCACTTTTATTGCTTCTGATTATCTTAATTCAGGTTCCATCCATTCAAAATTATGTAAAGGACAAAGCGATTACTTATTTGCAAGGAAAAATCAAAACCAAAGTTTCCTTAGATCATATTTCGATAGAATTTCCTAAAGATGTAGTTCTCGAAGGTTTCTATTTCGAAGATCAAAAAAAAGATACTTTACTGGCAGGTAAACGTTTACAACTCGATGTCGATTTGTTTAAACTGGTAAGCAGCGAATTAGAAATTAATTCGGTTTCGTTGGAAAATGTCAAAGCCAATATTTTCAGAAATAAAAATGGTGTTTTCAACTTCGATTATATCATAAAAGCTTTCGAATCAAAAGAACCAAAAGTTGAAGATCCAGATAGTAAACCATTCAAAATATCAGTTGTAAAAGTTAATCTTGACAATGTAAAGTTCAATTTCAAAGACGATTTTTCTAAAAATGATATCAAAGTAAACCTTACACATTTTGATACGAAGTTCAAAGAATTCGATTTGGATAAGATGAATTTTGATATTCCGAATATTGATTTAAACGGACTAAAAGTAGTTTTGAATCAAGATGTTGTAGAAAAAATTGCCGAAGTTTCGGTGAAAACCGTTGATACAATTTCGAAAAGAACCGACTTCAATTTAAAATTAGGCAAAATCAGTTTGTCAAAAATTGATATTGCTTATGATAATAAAGATTCCAAGTTAGATTCCGGAATAAAACTGGGCAATTTGGATTTGTCAGTAAATAAAATAGACTTGAATAATCAGCTTTTGGATTTTGATTCTTTCGAATTAAAAAATCTAACAGGGAATTTACGTTTAGGAGCAAAAGACAAACAAATTCAAGCGCCAAATTTAGACACAACAGCAATAAAACAAGCAGGTTGGAAAGTGAAATTGGCCGATGTTAATTTAGAAAATATAGCTTTCAAATTTGATGATATGCAATCGAAACCAGTTTCAAAAGGAATTGATTATAGTCATATGGATTTGGATAAATTCAATTTTAAAGCAGAGAAATTATATTACGGGAATGATACTATTTCAGGAAATATAAAAACATTAACGGTAAATGATAAAAGCGGATTACAAATTCAGTCTTTAAAAACAGATTTCTTTTACGGACCTAAAAATGCGTACCTGAATGATTTGTATTTAAAAACACCACAAACATTACTTCAGGATAAAGCCAAAGTTTCGTATTCTTCGATTGCATCGATTTCTAAAGATTTAGGAAATCTTACTTTAGATGCAAATCTAAAACAATCAAAAATTGGATTTAAAGACATTTTGCTTTTTGTTCCAGATTTACAAAAAACAAATCCGTTTAAGAGCAATCCCAATGCAATTCTATATTTAAATACACGCTTGAGCGGAAAAATTAAAGATTTGACGATTCCGCAATTTGAAATGAGCGGAATTGGAACTACAAAAGTTGCCCTTTCGGGGAAAATAAAAGGCTTGCCGGATGCACAAAAAGCGTATTATGATTTAGATATTAAAAAACTTTCAAGTACTTCAAAAGACATTTATTCGTTTGTACCAACGGGAACAATTCCGAAGAATATTCAATTGCCTTCTCAACTTAATTTAAAAGGAAAATTTAAAGGTTCAGTTCAGAATTTCAAAACCAATTTGGCTTTAAACAGCAGTTTTGGAAATGCAAAAATCGATGCTTTATTTGATCAGCGTATCAAGAAAAAAGAGAAATACGACGCGACAGTTTATTTATTGGATTTTGATTTAGGACGATTAATCAAAAATGATTCGATTGGAAAAATTACGCTTAAAGCGAAAGTAAAAGGTAAAGGTCTAGATCCAAAAACGGCTCAGGCACAATTTGACGGTTTGGTTCAGAAAGCGGTTTTCAATAAATATACCTATAAAGATTTGGCTTTAAAAGGTAATATCGCAAACGGTTCATTCGATGTAAAATCAGGAATGAAAGATCCAAACTTAAATTTTGACTTGGTTGCAAGCGGAAATACACAAGAAAAGTATCCTTCAATAAAATTAAAATTAAACCTTGATATTGCAGATTTAGAAAAGCTGAATCTTCACGCCGGACCAATGAAATTGCGCGGAAATGTTGATGCGGATATTGCGAATAGTAATCCGGATTTTCTGAACGGAAAAGTATTTCTTTCGAATATTCAGATTTTGCAGGAAGCGGAACCAATTGTTTTGGATTCTATGCGAATAATTGCTTTCGCAGATAATAATCGAAATAATATCAAAATTTCATCTCAATTTTTAAAAGCAGAAGTTGATGGAAAATATAAACTAACGACATTAACAGCAGCAATAAAAAAGTCACTTTCGAAATATATTGATTTAAAAAATCCGAAAGTAAATGGAGAATCAGACGAACAACGTTTGGCATTTACATTAAAGATTGATAATGATCCGATACTTTTTAAACTAGTTCCGAAATTGACAGGTTTAGAACCAATTAATATTACAGGAAAGTACAATAATGTCGCAGATTCTTTAGAAATAAAAGGAACGATTCCAAGAATTGTATATGCAGATAACACTATTTCTGACGGAAAAATAAATATCGAAGCCAAAGAAAATGCTTTAGAATACGGAATTTCTGTGGCAACAATTGAAAGCGGTTCTTTGAAAATTCCGTTTACGAGTTTATCCGGAAAAGTAGAGAATAATCTTTTGACTTATGCACTTGAAGTGAAAGATGCAAAAGACAAACAACAATATTTTATTGCAGGAAATTTTAAAGCAGAAGATTCTAAAAACATCTTCAAAATTGATGCAGAAAACTTTGTTCTGAATTATGATAAATGGAATGTTGATCCTGAAAATGCAATTGAATTTGGAGGAAAACGACTTTATATCAATAAATTTTTCTTAGAAAATTCAGGAAACGAACTTAGAATTCAATCGCAAGGAAATCAAGATAATGCGCCGCTTAGAGTTGATTTTGTAAACTTCAAAATTGAGACGATTATGAACATCGTCAAAAAAGATCAACTATTAATGCAAGGTTTGATTAATGGAAATGCTGTGGTTGAAAATGTAATGACGAAACCAACTTTTACATCAGATATTAAGATTGATCAATTTGCTTTTAAAGGAGAACCTGTTGGAGATATTGTCGTAAAAGTCGATAATAAAACCGATAATTTATTGGCGGCAAATGTTACGCTAAGCGGAGAAGGAAATGATGTAAACCTAACAGGAAACTATAAAATCGACGATGGAAATCTGGATTTTAATTTAGATTTAAACAAATTGAATATCAAAAGTATTCAGGGTTTCAGCATGGGAAATCTTACGGAAGGAACAGGGTTTTTGACCGGAAATTTTAAAATCACCGGAAACGCTTCTGCACCAAAAGTAAACGGAGAATTAGATTTTAAAAACACAGGTTTCAGAGTCACTAAATTCAATTCGTATTTTAAAACGGAAGATGAGAAAATTACACTTCAAAACGATGTAATTACATTTGACAGTTTTACTTTCAAAGATGAAAACGATAACGAATTAACGATAAACGGAACTATTAAATCAGCAGATTATACCAATTTTGATTTTGGTTTAACCGTTGTTGCAGACGATTTTAGAGCAATACATTCTAAAGAAAAAGACAATGATTTGTTTTATGGAGATTTGATTCTGGATAGCAAATTAAATATAAAAGGAACGCTTGCAAATCCGATTATTGGCGGAAATATCAAAATAAATAAAGACACAAAATTCACCGTTGTTTTACCACAATCAGATCCGTCAATTGCTGATCGTGAAGGAATTGTAGAGTTTGTAGATGAAGATAATCAGTATTTGAAACAAACTGCGGCGATGCAGCAAAAACTAAATCAATCGCAGTTAATTGGTATGGATGTAAGCGTTGCTATTTCTATCGATAAAGAGGCAGAATTGACTTTGGTTATTGATAAAGGAAATGGTGATTATTTGAATCTAAAAGGGGAAGCAGAACTTATTGGTGGAATTGATCCTTCGGGAAAAACAACTTTAACGGGTAAATATGAGTTTTCTGATGGTGCATATGAGATGAATTTCAACATGATCCGACGAAAATTTAATATTCAAAAAGGAAGTTCGATTACCTGGAATGGTGAGCCAACAATGGCAACTTTGAATATTACAGCGATTTATAAAGTCGATGCAGCGCCAATCGATTTACTTGGAAATCAATTGCCAACGGATAATCCGACAGTTAGAAATACGTACAAACAGAAAATTCCATTTCAGACTTTATTGAAAATGAACGGAGAACTTTTGAAGCCTGAAATCACTTTTGATATTGTTCTTCCGGATGGAAATTATGATGTTTCTACAGATGTTGTGTCGCTTACACAAACGAAACTGCAACAATTAAGACAAGAACCAGCTGAATTAAACAAACAGGTTTTTGCACTTTTATTACTGAACAGATTTATTGGAGAAAATCCGTTTGCGAGTGAAAGCGGCGGAACAAGTGCAGAATCTTTGGCAAGACAAAGTGTGAGCAAAATACTTTCGCAGCAATTAAATGATTTGGCGGGAGAATTAATTACCGGAGTTCAGTTAGAATTTGACTTGGAATCGACAGATGATTATACGTCAGGAAGCAGAGAAAACAGAACAGATTTGAATGTTGGTGTTTCTAAAAAACTCCTTGATGATCGATTAAAAGTTACCGTAGGAAGCAGTTTTGCTGTTGAAGGACAAGAGCGCGCCAACGAACAAAGTACGAATATTGCAGGAGACGTAGCGCTTGATTATCAGCTTACAAAAGACGGACGATATATGGTTCGTGCTTATCGAAAAAATGAATATCAGGTTGCGGTAGAAGGGCAGGTTATTGAAACTGGAGTTGCGTTTATTATCACAATGAGTTACAATAAATTCAGAGAGCTTTTTCATCGTACAGCGGCCGAAAGAGAAATGATAAAAGAAGAGAAAATACGCAAGGAAAAAGCAAAAAAGATAGAAAAAGCAAAAAAGAAAGAGAAGGAAGATAAGGAAAAAGAAGAAAATCAAATTGAAGGAAATGAGCAAAAAACATAG
- a CDS encoding GxxExxY protein, with the protein MNENEISAIVVDICYKMHVKLGPGLLESVYEAILYYELSKKGLFVERQKTLPVVWDEIKLDIGFRSDLIIENKLILEIKSIEKITEVHAKQVMTYLKITKMKLGLLINFNVPLIKFGITRIVNNL; encoded by the coding sequence ATGAATGAAAATGAAATTTCAGCTATCGTAGTTGATATCTGTTACAAAATGCATGTAAAACTTGGTCCCGGTTTATTAGAGTCGGTTTATGAAGCAATTTTATATTACGAATTAAGTAAAAAAGGATTATTTGTCGAAAGACAAAAAACTCTTCCAGTTGTTTGGGATGAAATTAAACTCGATATTGGTTTCAGAAGTGATTTAATAATTGAGAACAAATTGATTTTAGAAATTAAATCAATTGAAAAAATAACAGAAGTTCATGCAAAGCAAGTTATGACATACTTAAAAATCACAAAAATGAAATTAGGATTGCTGATAAATTTTAATGTGCCTTTGATTAAATTTGGTATTACAAGAATTGTTAATAATCTTTAG
- a CDS encoding GSCFA domain-containing protein, with protein sequence MQFRTQIPISKANNPIDYNSKVVSFGSCFAENMAEKFDYFKFQNTTNPFGIIFNPVSIEKIISRIIKEDLYTEKDVFFYNERWHSYEVHSDLSNSDREELLETLNKAITETNKQLKEASHIIITFGTSWIYRNIESDQIVANCHKVPQKQFTKELLSVEVIQKSIQNTIDLIQVLNPNVNFIFTVSPVRHIKDGFAENQLSKSHLFAGLHQVLKTHNSQFTIHNYFPSYEIMMDELRDYRFYTEDMLHPNQVAIDYIWHKFSENYISENSTSTMQEVEEIQKSLRHRSFNPESEQHQKFLAKLQQKIKVIEEKWSHIKF encoded by the coding sequence ATGCAATTCAGAACCCAAATACCAATTTCGAAAGCCAATAATCCTATTGATTATAACTCAAAAGTAGTGTCGTTTGGTTCTTGCTTTGCCGAAAATATGGCGGAGAAATTTGACTATTTTAAGTTTCAAAATACCACAAATCCGTTTGGGATTATTTTTAATCCGGTTTCGATCGAGAAAATTATTAGCCGAATCATTAAAGAGGATTTATATACAGAGAAAGATGTTTTCTTTTATAACGAACGCTGGCACAGTTATGAAGTTCATTCGGATTTAAGTAATTCTGATCGGGAAGAATTACTCGAAACCTTAAATAAAGCGATTACAGAAACCAATAAGCAACTAAAAGAAGCTTCACATATTATTATAACCTTTGGAACTTCCTGGATTTATAGAAATATCGAAAGCGATCAAATTGTTGCCAATTGCCATAAAGTTCCTCAAAAACAATTTACAAAAGAGTTATTATCAGTTGAAGTAATTCAGAAAAGCATTCAGAATACAATCGATTTGATTCAGGTTTTAAATCCGAATGTCAATTTCATTTTTACCGTTTCTCCAGTCCGACATATAAAAGACGGTTTTGCAGAAAATCAATTAAGCAAATCACATTTGTTTGCAGGACTTCATCAAGTTTTAAAAACTCATAATTCACAATTCACAATTCATAACTATTTCCCGTCTTACGAAATTATGATGGATGAACTTCGTGATTATCGTTTTTATACCGAAGATATGTTGCATCCAAATCAAGTTGCAATAGATTATATCTGGCATAAATTCAGTGAAAACTATATTTCTGAAAACAGTACTTCAACAATGCAGGAAGTCGAAGAAATTCAAAAAAGTCTGCGTCATCGAAGCTTCAATCCGGAATCAGAACAACATCAGAAATTCTTAGCTAAACTTCAGCAAAAAATTAAAGTTATAGAAGAGAAATGGTCGCATATTAAATTTTAA
- the alaS gene encoding alanine--tRNA ligase, with translation MKSQDVRKQFLDFFKSNGHLIVPSAPIVLKDDPTLMFNNSGMAQFKEYFLGNGTPKSKRIADTQKCLRVSGKHNDLEDVGFDTYHHTMFEMLGNWSFGDYFKKEAINWAWQLLTEVYKIPKENLYVSVFEGSKEDNVPFDQEAWDIWKTLIDEDRIILGNKKDNFWEMGDQGPCGPCSEIHVDLRSEEEKALVSGKSLVNNDHPQVVEIWNNVFMEFNRKADGSLEKLPAQHVDTGMGFERLCMALQGKTSNYDTDVFTPLIEKVEQITGLKYTSDEIKNISEEQNKTNIAIRVVVDHVRAVAFAIADGQLPSNTGAGYVIRRILRRAIRYGFTFLDTKEPFINKLVEVLANQMGEFFPEIKSQQQLVTNVIREEEASFLRTLDQGLQLLDNVIAQTKGEEVSGAKAFELYDTFGFPKDLTALILKEKGMSFNEAEFDASMQEQKNRSRAASEVSTEDWTVLIPGNVETFVGYDQVENEVKITRIRKVDSKKDGILYQIVLDNTPFYPEGGGQVGDKGTLVSANETIEIIDTKKENNLILHFAKQLPENIEAGFIAKVNADLRGSTSKNHSATHLMHLALRNLLGTHVEQKGSLVNPNYLRFDFSHFSKVSDDELRQVEASVNAQIEAQLQLVEHRNIPIKEALDKGAMALFGEKYGDNVRMIEFGESKELCGGIHVKNTAEIWHFKIISEGAVAAGIRRIEAITGDAVKDFYKNQENTLSEIKETLKNPQDILKSVASLQDDNAKLKKQIEQLLKEKVGALKSELEKDFQEVNGVNFLAKQVDLSMASTKELASALGSSKADSFVFLASVEDGLPNIHCYISKELVTSKSLNANAVIKELGKFIDGNGGGQPFFASGKGKNAAGIAEALAHAVDFVK, from the coding sequence ATGAAATCACAAGACGTACGTAAACAATTTCTAGACTTTTTTAAAAGCAACGGGCACTTAATTGTTCCTTCAGCTCCTATCGTTCTTAAGGATGATCCAACACTTATGTTCAATAACTCGGGAATGGCCCAGTTCAAAGAATATTTTTTAGGAAACGGAACACCAAAAAGCAAAAGAATAGCCGATACGCAAAAATGTCTTCGTGTTTCTGGTAAACATAATGATCTTGAGGATGTTGGTTTTGATACTTATCACCATACAATGTTCGAAATGTTGGGGAACTGGTCTTTTGGAGATTATTTCAAAAAAGAAGCAATCAACTGGGCTTGGCAGCTTTTGACAGAAGTTTATAAAATCCCGAAAGAGAATCTTTATGTTTCTGTTTTTGAAGGAAGCAAAGAAGATAATGTTCCGTTTGATCAGGAAGCTTGGGATATTTGGAAAACATTAATCGATGAAGACCGAATTATCCTTGGAAACAAAAAAGATAATTTCTGGGAAATGGGTGACCAAGGACCATGCGGACCTTGTTCTGAAATTCACGTTGATTTACGTTCAGAAGAAGAAAAAGCATTAGTTTCTGGTAAAAGTTTGGTAAACAATGATCATCCGCAAGTTGTTGAAATCTGGAATAATGTATTCATGGAATTCAACCGTAAAGCTGATGGATCTCTAGAAAAACTTCCTGCACAACACGTAGATACCGGAATGGGATTTGAGCGTTTGTGTATGGCTTTGCAAGGAAAAACATCAAATTATGATACTGATGTTTTCACTCCGCTTATCGAAAAAGTAGAACAAATTACAGGATTAAAATATACTTCTGATGAAATTAAAAACATCTCAGAAGAACAAAATAAAACGAATATAGCAATTCGTGTTGTGGTAGATCACGTTCGTGCGGTTGCGTTTGCAATTGCCGACGGACAATTACCGTCAAACACTGGAGCTGGTTATGTAATTCGTAGAATTTTGCGTCGTGCAATTCGTTACGGATTTACTTTCTTAGATACCAAAGAACCTTTTATCAATAAATTGGTAGAAGTTTTGGCAAATCAAATGGGAGAATTTTTCCCGGAAATCAAATCGCAACAACAATTAGTTACGAATGTAATTCGCGAAGAAGAAGCTTCTTTCTTAAGAACTCTTGATCAGGGATTACAATTGTTAGATAATGTGATTGCACAAACTAAAGGTGAAGAAGTTTCTGGAGCAAAAGCATTCGAATTATACGATACTTTTGGATTCCCGAAAGATTTGACGGCTTTGATCTTGAAAGAAAAAGGAATGTCTTTTAACGAAGCAGAATTTGACGCATCAATGCAGGAACAAAAAAATCGTTCCCGTGCAGCGTCAGAAGTTTCAACAGAAGATTGGACAGTTTTGATTCCTGGAAATGTAGAAACTTTCGTTGGTTACGATCAAGTAGAAAACGAAGTGAAAATTACAAGAATCCGTAAAGTTGATTCTAAGAAAGACGGAATCTTATACCAAATCGTTTTAGATAATACACCATTTTATCCAGAAGGAGGAGGACAAGTTGGAGATAAAGGAACTTTAGTTTCGGCAAATGAAACTATCGAAATCATTGATACTAAGAAAGAGAATAATTTGATTTTGCATTTCGCAAAACAATTGCCGGAAAATATTGAAGCTGGTTTTATTGCAAAAGTAAATGCTGATTTAAGAGGTTCAACTTCTAAAAATCACTCGGCTACGCACTTAATGCATTTGGCTTTGAGAAACCTTCTTGGAACTCACGTAGAGCAAAAAGGTTCATTGGTAAATCCGAACTATTTGCGTTTTGACTTTTCGCATTTTTCTAAAGTTTCAGATGATGAATTACGTCAGGTTGAAGCAAGTGTAAATGCACAAATTGAAGCACAATTGCAATTAGTAGAACACAGAAATATTCCGATTAAAGAAGCATTAGATAAAGGTGCAATGGCTTTATTTGGAGAGAAATACGGAGATAATGTTCGAATGATTGAATTTGGTGAAAGTAAAGAACTTTGCGGTGGAATTCACGTAAAAAACACAGCAGAAATCTGGCATTTCAAAATCATTTCTGAAGGTGCAGTAGCGGCTGGAATTCGTCGTATTGAAGCGATTACAGGTGATGCAGTAAAAGATTTCTATAAAAATCAAGAAAATACTTTATCTGAAATAAAAGAAACATTAAAAAATCCACAAGATATTTTAAAATCAGTGGCTTCTTTACAAGATGATAATGCTAAATTGAAAAAACAAATCGAGCAATTACTTAAAGAAAAAGTAGGCGCTTTAAAATCAGAATTAGAGAAAGATTTCCAGGAAGTAAACGGAGTAAATTTCCTTGCAAAACAAGTAGATTTAAGCATGGCTTCGACGAAAGAATTAGCTTCGGCTTTAGGAAGTTCAAAAGCAGATTCTTTTGTATTTTTAGCTTCTGTAGAAGATGGTTTACCAAATATTCACTGCTATATCTCTAAAGAATTGGTAACAAGCAAAAGCTTAAACGCAAATGCAGTTATCAAAGAATTAGGAAAATTTATTGATGGAAATGGAGGAGGACAACCTTTCTTCGCATCCGGAAAAGGAAAAAATGCTGCAGGAATTGCTGAAGCTTTGGCTCACGCTGTTGATTTTGTAAAATAA